A single region of the Triticum dicoccoides isolate Atlit2015 ecotype Zavitan chromosome 2B, WEW_v2.0, whole genome shotgun sequence genome encodes:
- the LOC119362595 gene encoding angio-associated migratory cell protein-like — MSISGEVPDEGSDGEEVFIDEQDIIQEIHLDEEDLPDHDDDDDDDEEDQEMDEVEDHSAYAFHGHTDEVFAAACSPIDASLVVSGGKDDRGFLWRIGSAQDFQELTGHGDTVCTVAFSSDGKLVACGSMDGQINVWNTATRTLQGTLEGSSGSGFEWLRWHPRGNLIIAGSEDCNVWMWNAEHNAFLNTFAGHSSTVTCGDFTPDGKLICSGSDDATLRIWDPRSAQCRHVVRGHGYHTQGLTCLAITPDSQSIVSGSEDNSVHIVSINSGQVVGSLVGHTNSIECIGISSRYNWVATGSIDRTLIIWDLARQAIRSTCEHDEGVTCLAWLGSSRYVASGCIDGMVRIWDSLSGDLARTFSGHRDVVQSLAVSADGNSIVSVSTDKSARVFDISMFK, encoded by the exons ATGAGTATCTCAGGCGAGGTCCCCGACGAAGGCTCTGACGGCGAGGAGGTCTTCATCGACGAGCAGGACATCATCCAGGAGATACACCTCGACGAGGAAG ATCTCCCCgaccatgatgatgatgacgatgacgatgaggaaGACCAAGAGATGG ATGAGGTTGAGGATCATTCAGCTTATGCATTTCATGGGCATACAG ATGAGGTCTTTGCTGCTGCGTGCAGTCCTATAGATGCATCACTTGTTGTCTCTGGAGGTAAAGATGACAGAGGGTTTCTTTGGAGGATTGGATCTGCACAGGATTTTCAGGAGCTGACTG GACATGGAGACACGGTGTGCACTGTGGCTTTCAGTTCAGATGGGAAATTGGTGGCTTGTGGAAGTATGGATGGACAGATAAATGTATGGAACACAGCTACACGGACACTTCAGGGAACCCTCGAGGGTTCCTCAGGATCAGGCTTTGAG TGGCTCAGATGGCATCCACGCGGTAACTTGATAATTGCAGGATCAGAAGACTGTAACGTATGGATGTGGAATGCTGAGCACAATGCCTTTCTCAATACATTTGCTGGTCACAGTAGCACAGTGACATGTGGTGATTTTACCCCTGATG GTAAGCTTATATGTAGTGGATCTGATGATGCAACATTGAGGATATGGGATCCCAGAAGCGCACAGTGCAGACATGTTGTTCGGG GTCATGGCTATCATACTCAAGGATTGACATGCTTAGCCATTACTCCGGACTCCCAATCAATTGTTAGTGGCTCGGAGGATAATTCTGTGCACATTGTGAGCATAAACTCAGGCCAG GTTGTTGGTTCATTAGTTGGCCACACCAATTCCATCGAGTGCATTGGCATCTCATCGAG GTACAACTGGGTGGCTACAGGGAGCATTGATAGAACTCTCATTATCTGGGACCTTGCTCGTCAGGCAATTCGATCTACTTGTGAGCATGAT GAAGGTGTGACATGCCTGGCATGGCTGGGTTCGTCGAGGTATGTAGCGTCGGGGTGCATCGATGGCATGGTGCGCATCTGGGACAGCCTCTCTGGGGACTTGGCTCGCACGTTCAGCGGGCACAGGGACGTCGTGCAGTCACTGGCCGTCTCTGCCGACGGCAACTCCATAGTCTCGGTCTCCACGGATAAATCTGCCCGTGTCTTTGACATCTCTATGTTCAAGTGA